The following proteins are co-located in the Candidatus Zixiibacteriota bacterium genome:
- a CDS encoding TrkA family potassium uptake protein, which yields MKEFAVIGLGNFGATVAQELKKLKCQVTAIDSDETAVQSIQDDMVAIVADATRRAFLEKIEVEKFDCFVVSTGQDSHASILITLHLKELKAKRIIVKANSDDHARILTKVGASEAIIPEKQMAFRLANSMAQSNLLDFLPLTGDYFVVELKPPKNFIGKTLRELDVRARYNVQIIAVRDLEAGTFDHIPGGDYLITENDLLLVIGTNEDIEKMKD from the coding sequence ATGAAAGAGTTTGCCGTAATAGGATTGGGAAATTTCGGCGCGACGGTAGCGCAGGAATTAAAAAAATTAAAATGCCAGGTGACGGCGATAGATTCCGATGAAACGGCGGTCCAGTCGATTCAGGATGATATGGTGGCGATCGTCGCCGATGCTACTCGGCGGGCGTTTCTGGAGAAAATCGAAGTCGAGAAATTTGATTGTTTTGTCGTTTCCACCGGACAGGATTCGCATGCCTCGATACTTATCACTCTGCATTTAAAGGAACTCAAAGCCAAACGGATAATTGTCAAGGCCAACTCCGACGATCATGCCCGGATATTAACCAAAGTCGGAGCATCAGAAGCGATTATTCCCGAAAAGCAGATGGCGTTCCGGCTGGCCAATTCGATGGCGCAGTCAAATCTTCTGGATTTCCTGCCTTTGACGGGCGATTATTTTGTTGTCGAACTGAAGCCTCCCAAAAATTTTATCGGCAAAACGCTTCGCGAATTGGATGTTCGCGCGAGGTATAACGTTCAGATCATTGCCGTGCGCGATCTGGAAGCGGGGACGTTTGATCATATTCCCGGAGGCGATTACTTGATCACTGAAAATGATTTATTGCTTGTGATTGGCACCAATGAGGACATCGAGAAGATGAAGGATTAG